The Candidatus Manganitrophaceae bacterium region CCCGCTAAACCGCGCCGAATCTCCATTGACGAACCGGGCCGGTTGCAAGTACAATCGGACCGGGAGGTTTTATCTTCGGCATGACAGATTTGGTGAACGCGGTCATTCTCGGCGTGGTGGAGGGATTGACCGAATTTATTCCGGTCTCCTCGACCGGCCATCTGATCATCGCCGGACATTTCCTCGGCTTCGAAGGGGCCAAGGCTTCCACTTTTGAAGTCTTCATCCAGCTCGGCGCCATCCTCGCCGTCGTCGTCGTCTACAAAGAACGTTTTCTTCACCTCCTCGATTTCTCCGGCAAAAAAGGCTTCAACGGTTTCAACGGAATTCTCCTCCTGGGGCTGACGACCGCCCCGGCCCTTCTGTTTGGTTTCCTCGCCCACAAATTTATCAAAGAGCATCTTTTCAACACCACGACCGTGGCGATCGGCCTCGCCGTCGGCGGCGTCGGCATCCTCCTCGCCGAGCGTTTTCTCCCCAAGCCGGACAAACAGCGGCTCGATTCGCTGCAACCGAAAGATGCGCTGCTGATCGGCCTTTTCCAATGTCTGGCCCTCTGGCCGGGGATGTCCCGCTCCGGCTCGACCATTGTCGGCGGGATGGTTCTCGGGACCGAAAGAAAAACGGCGGCCGAGTACTCTTTTCTCGCCGCCGTCCCGGTGATGTTCGCCGCCACCATCTATGACCTCTACAAAAACCGCGCCCTCTTGCAGGCCTCCGATATCCCGCTCTTCGCCGTCGGCTTTGTCGTCTCGTTTGTCGCCGCCTGGCTCGCCGTAAGATCGTTTATTCAGCTCCTCACCCGCTACACATTGACCCCCTTTGGATGGTACCGAATCGGGGTGGCGATCTTGCTCCTGCTGCTTCTCGGAACCGGATCGTGATTCGACCTTAGACCGACCGAAAAAATCGACTTGGGAACATCAGGAGGATGATCCTTCGATGCCTTCGACCTAGGTCTCAATGATGTACCGGTTGGAAGAGAAGAAGGACTTGGAGAGATGAAAGCCAGAAGACAGGACACCTAATTAAAAGAGAGAGAACGAACGTTCAGATCAGATCCGGAAAACCCTTCTCGGCATTCCGGCCGGGCGGCGAGTCGAGCCGATCATTACATTAGATCCCTTCACCTTGATAAACAGTCCAGTGCCTCGGCTGGACAAAGACCGCCTCCCCCACCTTCAACCCCAGCTCCAGATAGCGCTCTTTGCTCAACTCCGCATCGATCATCCCGCCGGTGTCCTGCCGGTGGAGCTGCAGGCGGACCACCGAGCCGACCCGATGGATATGGCGGATCGTCGCCGCGATCGCCGGCTGGCCGTTGCGATGCCGCTTGATTTCGATGTCGTGGGGACGGACATAGGCGACGGCGGGGGCGTCTTGAACGGCCGCATGCTCCGGGGCGTCGATCTCGATCGGGCCGATCTGGATCCGCCCCGCATCGACCCGTCCGTGAAAAAGATTTACATTGCCGAGAAAATTATAGACGAATGGATTGGCCGGATGATCATAGACCTCTTCCGGCGTGCCGACCTGCTCGATCTGCCCTTTGTTCATGACGACGACCCGGTCGGCCACCTCCAGCGCTTCTTCCTGGTCGTGCGTGACGAAAACACTCGTAATGTGTAATTCATCGTGCAGCCGACGGAGCCAGAGTCGGAGCTCCTGCCGGATCTTGGCATCGAGCGCGCCGAACGGCTCGTCGAGCAAAAGCATCTTCGGTTCGACCGCCAGCGCCCGGGCGAGCGCCACCCGCTGCCGCTGCCCCCCGGAGAGCTGCGAGGGATATTGCCGCTCCATCCGATCGAGCTGGACAAGCTGAAGCAGGGAGTGGACCTTGGCCCGAATCTCCTCCGCCGAGGGGCGGCTATGTCGGGGACGGACCCGCAGGCCGAAGGCGACATTCTCAAAAACGGTCATATGTTTGAAGAGGGCATAGTGCTGAAAGACGAAGCCGACATGCCGGTCGCGAACGCTTCGGTCGGTCGCATTCTCCCCGTGAAAAAGGATCACCCCGCCGTCGGAACTTTCGAGCCCCGCCATGATCCGCAACAACGTCGTTTTGCCGGAGCCGGAGGGGCCGAGCAGCGCCACCAGCTCGCCGGTGGCAATCGTCAGATTAATCTCTTTCAACGCATAGAATTCGCCGAATTGTTTGGTGATCTGACGAATTTCGATGCTCATTGAATCGTCCCCTTTTTGATTCTACGGTATTCCCTGCATGGGCCTTTCGGCATTTTAAACCAAAGGCGAAAAAAGTGCAAAAGGAGTTTTTCACGCCGGGCCTGAGACCGCGCAGCGATGCGCCGGACGATCAGGAGAAATCCCTTTTGGGGGCCCGTGCGGAGTGCTCCGCCGACCGAGGTCGTCGATCGGCTGGAGAAAAGATGGGAAGGGGTTCGGATCGATATTGAAAGATTCATTGATTCAATGCGGGCCGCGCGGCGTCCCCTGCCGCTCTGTTTTCCATTCGATAAACCGCTTCACCACCAGCGTAACCAACGCCAGCATCGCCAGGAGCGAGGCGATGGCGAACGCGGCGACGAAGTTATATTCGTTGTAGAGAATTTCGACATGCAACGGCATGGTGTTGGTCAGCCCGCGGATATGCCCCGAGACGACCGAGACCGCTCCGAACTCTCCCATCGCCCGCGCATTGCAGAGGATCACGCCGTAAAGCAACCCCCACTTGATATTCGGGACGGTGATCCGAAAGAAGGTCTGCCAGCCGCTCGCCCCAAGCACAATCGCCGCCTCTTCTTCTTCAGTCCCCTGCGCTTGCATCAGCGGAATCAGCTCCCGCGCCACGAAGGGGAAGGTGACGAAGATCGTGGCGAGGACGATCCCCGGAACGGCGAAGATGATCTTAAGATCGTGATCCCGCAGCCAAGGGCCGAGCCATCCTTGGAGGCCGAAGAGAAGGACAAAGATCATCCCCGCAATCACGGGAGAGACGGCAAAGGGAAGATCGATCAAGGTCGTCAGGACATTCTTACCGACAAAATCGAACTTGGCGATCGCCCAGGCCGCGGCAATGCCGAAAATTAAATTGAGCGGCACCGCAATTCCCGCCGTCAGCAGCGTCAGCCGGATCGCCGACCAGGCCTCCGGATCTTGAAATGAAGCGAGGTAGAGGCCGACCCCTTTTTGAAGCGCCTCGGCGAAGATCACCACCAGCGGGACAAGCAAGAAGATCCCGAGAAACAAGAGCGCCAGCCCGATCAGCAGCCATCGGACGACCCACGGCTCGGTCTGTGCCCGGGTCAGCACGCTCCCCCCGCCTCCCTTCACCCTGCCTGATGCAAACATCCTCTCTCCTACCGTGATAGGGTTGCTACAATGCCGCGAGGCGGTTTCGGCTCCACCACTGGAGCAGATTAATCGCCAGGAGCAGGAGGAACGACACCCCCAGCATGACGACGGCAAGCGCCGTCGCCCCGGCGTAATCGAACTGCTCCAGCTTCGTCATGATCAGCAGCGGGGTGATTTCCGTCCGCATCGGCATGTTGCCGGAGATGAAGACCACCGAGCCGTACTCCCCGAGCGCTCGCGCAAACGCCAGCGCAAAGCCGGTGAGCAGCGCCGGCATCAGGGTCGGCAAGATCACCCGGAAGAAGACCTGCCAGCGGCTCGCCCCCAGCGTGGTCGCCGCCTCTTCGAACTCCGGATGAAAATCCTCCAAGACCGGCTGCACCGTTCGAACGACGAAGGGCAGCCCGATAAAGGTCAATGCGATGACCACCCCGAGC contains the following coding sequences:
- the cysT gene encoding sulfate ABC transporter permease subunit CysT, with product MGFKQKSILPGFGLAMGFTLFYLGFIVLIPLSTLFLRTMTLSWGQFWETIASPRALASYRLSLGASLVAALVNVLFGLLVSWVLVRYSFPGKRIVDGLVDLPFALPTAVGGIALTTVYSSRGWIGQYLEPLGIKVAYAPLGVVIALTFIGLPFVVRTVQPVLEDFHPEFEEAATTLGASRWQVFFRVILPTLMPALLTGFALAFARALGEYGSVVFISGNMPMRTEITPLLIMTKLEQFDYAGATALAVVMLGVSFLLLLAINLLQWWSRNRLAAL
- a CDS encoding undecaprenyl-diphosphate phosphatase, with the protein product MTDLVNAVILGVVEGLTEFIPVSSTGHLIIAGHFLGFEGAKASTFEVFIQLGAILAVVVVYKERFLHLLDFSGKKGFNGFNGILLLGLTTAPALLFGFLAHKFIKEHLFNTTTVAIGLAVGGVGILLAERFLPKPDKQRLDSLQPKDALLIGLFQCLALWPGMSRSGSTIVGGMVLGTERKTAAEYSFLAAVPVMFAATIYDLYKNRALLQASDIPLFAVGFVVSFVAAWLAVRSFIQLLTRYTLTPFGWYRIGVAILLLLLLGTGS
- a CDS encoding sulfate/molybdate ABC transporter ATP-binding protein, which gives rise to MSIEIRQITKQFGEFYALKEINLTIATGELVALLGPSGSGKTTLLRIMAGLESSDGGVILFHGENATDRSVRDRHVGFVFQHYALFKHMTVFENVAFGLRVRPRHSRPSAEEIRAKVHSLLQLVQLDRMERQYPSQLSGGQRQRVALARALAVEPKMLLLDEPFGALDAKIRQELRLWLRRLHDELHITSVFVTHDQEEALEVADRVVVMNKGQIEQVGTPEEVYDHPANPFVYNFLGNVNLFHGRVDAGRIQIGPIEIDAPEHAAVQDAPAVAYVRPHDIEIKRHRNGQPAIAATIRHIHRVGSVVRLQLHRQDTGGMIDAELSKERYLELGLKVGEAVFVQPRHWTVYQGEGI
- the cysW gene encoding sulfate ABC transporter permease subunit CysW, coding for MFASGRVKGGGGSVLTRAQTEPWVVRWLLIGLALLFLGIFLLVPLVVIFAEALQKGVGLYLASFQDPEAWSAIRLTLLTAGIAVPLNLIFGIAAAWAIAKFDFVGKNVLTTLIDLPFAVSPVIAGMIFVLLFGLQGWLGPWLRDHDLKIIFAVPGIVLATIFVTFPFVARELIPLMQAQGTEEEEAAIVLGASGWQTFFRITVPNIKWGLLYGVILCNARAMGEFGAVSVVSGHIRGLTNTMPLHVEILYNEYNFVAAFAIASLLAMLALVTLVVKRFIEWKTERQGTPRGPH